The sequence below is a genomic window from Setaria italica strain Yugu1 chromosome IV, Setaria_italica_v2.0, whole genome shotgun sequence.
GACATGTGAAGTCCGGTGTAACGCtggtcccacatgtcagtgaTTCAAGCTGCAGTGAAGCCAGCGGACCATCAGACTATCAGAGCGGCTGCCTCGTGAGCACCAGTACTCCACCGGTCCACTGCCTCATCACTGGGTTATAAGCCAGTGCGAAAGCGTCCTCCCGCACCGACGCGACCCGCGAAAAGCAACGTCGCCCCCCCAACCCAAAAGCTGCAGGCCCGCGCAGGGGGAGAGGGCGGGCAGGCGGACGCACGGGCGGGAATGGCTGGCGCACCGGCGGGGGCCTCCTTGGCCGCGGTGGCAGCGGGGTGGCTCGACCTCGACGGGtcgacgtcgacgacggcgacgacccTGCTCCttcgccggtggtggtggccgccgctgccgccgtcgggCGCCGCCGAGGCGCTGCGGGCCGCGTGGGACGtggcgcgagcggcggccgtggcgccggcgctggcggccGCGTCGTGGGCGTGCCTGGCCCTGTCGGCCATGCTGCTCGCCGACGCCGTGTTCCtggccgccgccagcctccTCGCGCCGCGTGGGCGGTACCGGGCggcgggccccgccgccgccgccgaggaggacggggacgaggaggcgagcggccgcgccgtcggcggcggcggctacccCATGGTGCTCATCCAAATCCCCATGTACAACGAGCGGGAGGTGCGCGCGCATTTGATTTACTCGCTGCTCGGCGTATACAAATACAGCTACGCAATGCGATGGATTTATACGGTTTTCGTGCGTATAATACGCTCCGTTTCCTTTTTGTTTGGGCGCGCGCGGGACGCAGGTGTACAAGCTTTCCATTGGAGCAGCGTGCAGGCTGGCATGGCCGTCCGATAGGGTCATCGTACAGGTTCTCGACGATTCCACCGATCCAACGATCAAGGTGAGTTTGAATCTTCTCGCCCTTAGCCGCGCTGCCCTCCTCAAAGATCACATTTCTAGTGTGTTCTCAACAGGATCTGGTGGAGCTTGAATGCAAGTTTTGGGCTAACAAAGGCAAAAACGTGAAATACGAGGTGAGGAACAATCGGAAAGGGTACAAGGCCGGTGCACTGAAGCAAGGGATGCTGTATGACTACGTTCAGCAGTGTGATTTCGTCGCTGTGTTCGACGCTGATTTCCAACCGGAACCTGACTTCCTCGTGAGGACCGTCCCGTATCTCGTGCATAATCCACGGATTGCACTTGTGCAAGCCCGATGGGAATTTGGTAAGCATGGAAAACACTCGACTCTAGCTACCTTGCTGAGTAGGCTGCATCTATCTGATGCTCTCTTGTTCCAATTGACAGGAACTTGCTGACTGGCATTTCGGGACGGTTTTTGCAGTTAATCCCAATGAATTCCTTATGACGAGGATACAAAAGATGACATTAGACTATCACTTCAAAGTAGAGCAGGAAGCAGGTTCATCCACGTTTGCCTTTTTTGGTTTTAACGGTATAAGAGGAAAATCTCTCAGCCAGAATTCAGTCATACGTGGTAATTCTGTAGGATTATAACATATTTAACTTCAGGAACGGCTGGTGTCTGGAGAATTTCTTCCATTAAGGAAGCCGGTGGCTGGGAGGATCGAACCACAGTAGAAGACATGGATTTAGCAGTCAGAGCAGGTCTCAAAGGATGGAAATTCATCTATGTCGGAGATGTTAAGGTAAGAAAGTACTAATGCCCTCATTAGATTCAATTTTCTAGTCACATTTTCGTCCACAACTCTACTTTCAAGTATGCCTTGAGAGGAACTTACTGTTGAAATCATAGGTCAAAAGTGAACTGCCAAGCAATCTGAAGGCGTATCGCCGTCAGCAACATCGGTGGACGTGCGGGGCAGCAAATTTATTCAGGAAGACGGGTGCAGAGATAATTCTGACTAAGGTAAATTTGCTTATTATACTCTAGTAGCCGCGTTGTGCATTTTAGAGATAAGGTAAATTTTCTTGACTAGTGGTAAGCATGAGTACAATAAGCACCATTCCATTTTTAACTGATACTCAGATGAAAACAGAGTATCAGTTTTCTGCTTGAGTGGGTGATCCGACCATTCCATTGCAGCATTGCCGTGTTTCCTTTAACCAGGCAGCATTGCTGCCTGTTTCACTTGTGATTTTTACCTGATGCCGTCTAAATCCTGGAGCAGGAGGTGTCGTTGTGGAGGAAGCTTTATTTGATCTATAGCTTCTTTTTCATTAGGAAGGTTGTTGCCCATGTGGTACCTTTCATGCTCTATTGTGTAGTAATCCCGCTGTCAGTCCTGATTCCTGAGGTCACAGTTCCTGTATGGGGGGTGGTTTATATCCCAACAACAATAACACTTCTCTACGCAATCAGAAATCCAAGGTTTGTATCTTCAAGAGCTATCTCACACCAGATAGGATGTTTGTTATTGTTTCTAACACCTGGTTTGCCTTCAGTTCGCTCCACTTCATACCATTCTGGATCCTCTTTGAGAATGTCATGTCTTTTCACCGGACGAAGGCGGCAGTCATCGGTTTGCTCGAGCTTGGGAGCGTAAACGAGTGGGTTGTCACAGAGAAGCTTGGTAATTCAAGCTGCACCAAGCCTGTGCCGCAAATACTTGAAAAGCCTCCCTGCAGGTCTTGGGACAGGTAGCATGGGCGTTTTGTATATGGTTCCTGAGAAATTTCATCAAGATTTAGCTTTAACTGACTCTAATTTCTGCATCCTTCGTGCTCGTTGCAGATGCACCATGTCAGAGATTTTGGTTGccatttttctcttcttttgcgCGACCTACAACTTGGTTTACGGAGGCGATTTCTATTTCGTTTACATATATTTACAGGCTATAACATTTCTTATTGTTGGCACCGGTTTCTGCGGAACATCCAACTCATAGCGGTATATATAACTGTTAGGACTGATCCAACGGAAGAAATTGTCAAGTTCGATCATGAACTCGTGATGACTAATAACTTCATTGCACTGTCAGGCATACCGTGAAAGCATGGATGCTGttttctctctctatttttcttcttctggaaAAGGCCTGTAGGAATTTACTATGTAGCATGTGATTTTCCAATGTCTATGTGCCGTATGTATTTTAATTGTCATTGTATATGTTGCACGTTGGACACAAGATAACTCTGGATGTTATGATAATTCTTTTAAGCCACTACAATCTAGCTGGCATGGAAGTTTTGAAATGAGTAACGTTGACGATAGTAATCATACCACACACAAGGTGGCATGATAAGAATATATGAAATGGCACATATATCTGGTGTAAATTAGAACTCCATTATTCGTACAAGTCATCTTGAGTAGGAGGACAAGATAACTGTGGATGTTCTGAACTTATGATAATTCTGTCAAGGCACTGCACTCTAGTTGTCATGACAAGATCGAAGTGTTGAAATGAGTAACGTTGACGGTAGTAGTCACACAACAAGGTGACATGATAAGAGATATGAAATGgcacatattttttttctttggcgtGACAACGTTGCTTTGTCGTATGACCCACCCACGACACCAAAGGGCACTGCCATGACGAAGAtggctactccctccgttccaaattataagtcattccaactttcttggagagtcaaagcatctcaagtttgaccaaatttatacaataaagtactaacattcatgatatcaaataggtaccattggtttcttcattaaatatatttttatagtatatctattcggtggcataaacttttgtaattttctctataattttggtcaaacataaaaatgtttgactctccaagaaagttggaatgacttataatttggaacggagggagtagtttcttAAAATACAACGTGATAAAGTTTAATATAAAAACTTTTAaattaaaaaggttaaaaaggaaaaaatcagCCACTTAAAATAAAGCCAATTTAAACCAGccaattaaaataaaaaaggttGAAAAGAGAATTTTTATGGCTGATTTTCTCTGATCAGCTTGTTGTGCCATGGCTTCAGTTAGGAGAACCGCATGGCCATTCTCTGTGCTGAATACAACTCTGACGAAACTGAACGTCCAGGTTCCTGTCATCGCGACCCCTCTTCTTCGCGAGGGTGGCTGGCCTCTGATCGCGAGGAATTTGGCGCGACTCTCCGCTCTGATCGCGGGCGGCGGACACGCAGCGCTTCTTCGCGAGCCGCGCTAGGGGATCCTCGTATgtgagccgagccgagctgTCGTGGAATGGACTGGGCGGGGCTGCGGCCTCTACGAGTGAGCGCGAGCGAGCGCGTGCGAACCGGGGGCGGATTGCATGGCGCCCCGCAGAGATCGAGGCCGGGGCCGGCCATGGCCGCTCCACGTACTCCACCTCacctccaccccctcctccccctccacaCCGCCTTCTACACATCGCGATCTCCCTCTCCACTCCCCCGCTTTTGCACCGCGCCACATCCCCTCCccccgaggcgacgacgacgacggcggcggcgttgggggAAGAGATTGATATGCGTCCGCCTGCCCCCTCGCTCACAGCATTGTCATCGGACTGATCATCCTCCACACCGGGAGCCGGCGAAATGGTGAGTTCCATCTTCTCGTTGCGTAATGTAGTGCGGAGGCAATTAAAATTAATGGTGATGTTCGCCGGTTCGGGTCGTAGCTGATGCTCTTGTCTTGCCTGTGACGGATTGGGGGAATGCAAATGCTTTGTGAATGACTTGCCAAATTAATTCAAAAACTCTTCTGGGTGATATCTGAGATCACTGAAACACCCAAATTTCCGTTGCAGGGGACTAAAGTTAATATAATTGTGGGCTCTCATGTGTGGGCTGAGGACCCTGGTATCTGCTGGGTCGATGGAGAGGTGGTTAAGATCAAAGGTGAAGAGGCCGAGATCCAGGCAACCAATGGGAAAAAGGTAACATGCATTCGAATTTTGTCAGCTTTCATTGACAGATAAGTTGGGTCTTGTAAACCGCTTCGGGCTTTATATTTGCTGTATTGTATTGCTGCTAATCAGTGTGCTGCCACATTTTTAGATCGTTGCAAATTTGTCGAAACTATACCCCAAAGATATGGAAGCAGCTGCTGGTGGAGTTGATGACATGACAAAGCTTTCCTATCTCCATGAGCCAGGAGTGCTGCAGAATTTGGCTATCAGATATGAGCTGAATGAAATCTATGTATGTTAATTCTTTTGTCACAGATTGTTGCATGATCACCTACTGTAGACGTGTTATTGTGCCTGTTGCACTGTCAGTTTTAAACTCTGAGACTATGATCCTTATGGCTGACATTTTCCCATGTTTGCAGACATACACTGGCAATATTCTCATTGCTGTCAATCCTTTCCAAAGGTTGCCTCATTTGTACGATCCACATATGATGCAACAGTATAAGGGAGCACCATTTGGAGAGTTAAGTCCACATGTTTTTGCTGTGGCAGATGTTGCATACAGGTAACTCTGGTAGCTAGAGGAGGTTGGAGCGTTGTTCCTTACATGGCAACTGTTAagtgttttctccctttttctaGCCTCCTATGTTTCTTTTAAGAAAAACTTATGTAGTTTTTGATCAGTTGGGGCGTTGTTCCTTACATGGCAACTGTTAAGTGttttctcctcttttttttctagccTCCTATGTTTCTTTTAAAACACTTATGTAGTTTTGTATACTAAAACTGCTGTGAACTGAAAAAAGGCTGATAGCCAGAAACATTTCAGTATATCCTTGGAGTACGAGATGTCTCACTCTTGTCTTTTATTAGGGCTATGATTAATGAACATAAGAGTAATGCCATTCTTGTGAGTGGTGAGAGTGGTGCTGGAAAAACAGAAACAACAAAAATGCTTATGAGGTATCTTGCCTATTTGGGTGGTCGGGCTGCAACTGAAGGAAGAACAGTAGAGCAACAAGTTCTTGAAGTAAGACAGCCAGTACTTGCCCTTGCAAGATAATTGTAGTGTTAAGTTATTTATACGTTAAGTTATTTATACTTTAATTGATCATGTATCATTTATACTTGTGCCTGCAGTCAAATCCAGTCCTTGAAGCTTTTGGCAATGCAAAAACTGTCAGGAATAACAATTCTAGGTAAAGGAACTCTAAAAGCAAGTTTACCAAATCCTGGAGTTGCATATATGTTCGGGTCTCATTTTTTCCTCTTCATAATGCTTGGTGCAGTCGATTTGGTAAGTTCGTCGAGATTCAGTTTGATAAGCATGGGAGGATTTCAGGTGCTGCAATCAGAACTTACCTTCTAGAAAGGTCACGTGTATGCCAAATATCTGATCCAGAGCGCAATTACCACTGCTTTTATCTCCTGTGCTCAGCACCTCAGGAGGTAATGATTTATATTCTGCTTGTGCATTTATTATGAGCCTTACTGCACTTGTCACTGGTGTCCTTTTcaccaattttaaattttgattACATTGTTTAGAAGACATTTGGTTATTAATACAAACTATATCCTTCGACATTGAGCTTACAGGAGGTCGAAAAGTACAAACTAGGAAATCCTAAGACTTTTCACTATCTCAATCAATCAAACTGTTATGAGTTGGTTGGAGTAAGCGATGCCCATGAATATTTGGCTACCAGAAGAGCAATGGATATTGTTGGCATCAGTACTCAGGAACAGGTAGCTCAATTATTTCCATATGTTTTTTTATATGATTGATGGCTAATTTAACTGAATGTTTTTTCTCACTTGTCTACAATTTAATTTCTATCCAGGATGCTATTTTCAGGGTTGTTGCTGCTATCCTTCACATTGGCAATATTGAATTTTCCAAGGGGAAAGAAGTTGATTCCTCAGTCTTGAAAGATGAAAAATCTAAGTTTCATCTCGAAACAACTGCTGAGCTTCTTATGTAACTACCTGTCTTTGGTTTATTTCAAGTTCATGAGATTACTATGTGTACCCTGTATGGAGTGTTGAGTTGTACTCTTTGTCAGGTGTAATCCTGGAGCCTTGGAAGATGCTCTTTGTAAGCGTGTCATGGTAACACCAGAAGAGGTTATAAAAAGGAGTCTTGATCCTTACAATGCTACTATTAGCAGGGATGGTCTGGCAAAGACGATATATTCTCGCTTGTTTGACTGGTAACGTAATAATGCCATTTTATTCTTTGTTACATATGTTCCATAGCATTACGAATGCAACATAGAAATAAGAATATTGCATTCATCATTGTGACTCATCTCTATCTATCAGGCTTGTTGATAAAATCAATAGTTCCATTGGGCAAGATGCTAGCTCTAAATGTCTTATTGGTGTCCTGGACATTTATGGTTTTGAGAGCTTTAAGGCAAACAGGTAAGATTTCCTGTAGTTTAATCATGCATCTACAATCCACTTGTTCTTTTTCAGAAACTGACGAATCATAATTTCTGCAGCTTTGAACAATTCTGTATTAATTATACAAATGAGAAATTGCAACAGCACTTCAATCAGGTAACATTTATTCACAAGGAACGTTTTCATGTGCACCAGATGCACTGGCCATTTATCaaccaaaagaaaacaaatta
It includes:
- the LOC101769751 gene encoding probable mannan synthase 3 isoform X1, with protein sequence MAGAPAGASLAAVAAGWLDLDGSTSTTATTLLLRRWWWPPLPPSGAAEALRAAWDVARAAAVAPALAAASWACLALSAMLLADAVFLAAASLLAPRGRYRAAGPAAAAEEDGDEEASGRAVGGGGYPMVLIQIPMYNEREVYKLSIGAACRLAWPSDRVIVQVLDDSTDPTIKDLVELECKFWANKGKNVKYEVRNNRKGYKAGALKQGMLYDYVQQCDFVAVFDADFQPEPDFLVRTVPYLVHNPRIALVQARWEFVNPNEFLMTRIQKMTLDYHFKVEQEAGSSTFAFFGFNGTAGVWRISSIKEAGGWEDRTTVEDMDLAVRAGLKGWKFIYVGDVKVKSELPSNLKAYRRQQHRWTCGAANLFRKTGAEIILTKEVSLWRKLYLIYSFFFIRKVVAHVVPFMLYCVVIPLSVLIPEVTVPVWGVVYIPTTITLLYAIRNPSSLHFIPFWILFENVMSFHRTKAAVIGLLELGSVNEWVVTEKLGNSSCTKPVPQILEKPPCRSWDRCTMSEILVAIFLFFCATYNLVYGGDFYFVYIYLQAITFLIVGTGFCGTSNS
- the LOC101769751 gene encoding probable mannan synthase 3 isoform X2; its protein translation is MAGAPAGASLAAVAAGWLDLDGSTSTTATTLLLRRWWWPPLPPSGAAEALRAAWDVARAAAVAPALAAASWACLALSAMLLADAVFLAAASLLAPRGRYRAAGPAAAAEEDGDEEASGRAVGGGGYPMVLIQIPMYNEREVYKLSIGAACRLAWPSDRVIVQVLDDSTDPTIKDLVELECKFWANKGKNVKYEVRNNRKGYKAGALKQGMLYDYVQQCDFVAVFDADFQPEPDFLVRTVPYLVHNPRIALVQARWEFVNPNEFLMTRIQKMTLDYHFKVEQEAGTAGVWRISSIKEAGGWEDRTTVEDMDLAVRAGLKGWKFIYVGDVKVKSELPSNLKAYRRQQHRWTCGAANLFRKTGAEIILTKEVSLWRKLYLIYSFFFIRKVVAHVVPFMLYCVVIPLSVLIPEVTVPVWGVVYIPTTITLLYAIRNPSSLHFIPFWILFENVMSFHRTKAAVIGLLELGSVNEWVVTEKLGNSSCTKPVPQILEKPPCRSWDRCTMSEILVAIFLFFCATYNLVYGGDFYFVYIYLQAITFLIVGTGFCGTSNS